One Enterococcus silesiacus genomic window carries:
- a CDS encoding glucose-6-phosphate isomerase, which produces MTFNKVLDVYLNEADLALNFGLDVFHPEKVEQRYLNDVRHSLLDSEAKGPDVLYSIAMDVGKKQHADDLITRNLLYGVVAYNAGLIGSELVRSQGHIHAISPSCNSSTPEVYEIWQGEAYIYMQEFVSERPGRCAAILAKPGDIVIVPPKWAHYTVNASQHQKMLFGAWCIRDYAFEYQEIRARQGLAYYPVVTDGEINWIENPNYSPEGMEVKQAREYPEFGLSKQNLYRQYEENPSQFEFVTDPLSYQSLWNDFRP; this is translated from the coding sequence ATGACTTTTAATAAAGTCTTAGATGTCTATTTGAATGAAGCAGATCTAGCTTTGAATTTTGGCTTGGATGTTTTTCATCCTGAAAAAGTAGAACAAAGATATTTGAATGATGTTCGTCATAGTTTATTAGACAGTGAAGCAAAAGGACCTGATGTTTTGTATTCAATCGCAATGGATGTTGGGAAAAAGCAACATGCAGATGATTTGATAACTCGTAATCTATTATATGGGGTAGTTGCTTATAATGCTGGTTTAATCGGAAGTGAATTGGTTCGCAGTCAAGGGCATATTCATGCAATATCGCCTTCATGTAATTCCTCTACACCAGAGGTTTATGAAATTTGGCAAGGGGAAGCTTACATTTACATGCAAGAGTTTGTTTCCGAGCGACCAGGCCGATGTGCTGCAATACTAGCTAAACCAGGAGATATTGTGATTGTGCCGCCAAAATGGGCTCACTATACAGTGAACGCTTCTCAACATCAAAAAATGTTATTCGGTGCATGGTGTATTCGTGACTACGCATTTGAGTATCAAGAAATCAGAGCTCGTCAAGGTTTAGCCTATTATCCAGTTGTAACGGATGGTGAAATAAACTGGATCGAAAATCCTAATTATTCACCTGAAGGTATGGAAGTAAAACAGGCGAGAGAATACCCAGAATTTGGCTTATCAAAACAAAATTTATATAGGCAATACGAAGAAAATCCGTCGCAATTTGAATTCGTCACAGATCCATTAAGCTATCAAAGTCTTTGGAATGATTTTCGACCATAG
- a CDS encoding mannose-6-phosphate isomerase, giving the protein MKSAIVRPEIKIQHPANVSTSYEEIVRTLLAQKGKDEAYTIAIECYPVTNETLILEEIITPLNPELIISSKELFINSTELNEKIKDILTDDRIFGLMSHHVFEDFIDEKQFKLVSDELNEKRSQGKFSIIYGVGASLVENIDLIIYVDLARWEIQKRYRSGEYSNWQGANTGEDSLRMIKRGYFFEWPLADRYKRKIANNIDYLLDIHDEANPKLIKYSDYIGGLKEVVAQPFSLVPFFDPGIWGGTWMQKTFDVGRKEKNLAWSFNGVPEENSLLLNFSGTRIEIPANNLIFNFGEELLGTRTFGRFGHEFPIRFNFLDTMDGQNLSLQVHPKVDYAQEKFGVNYTQDESYYVLEAKNDAVVYLGVNNGVEKDALISALKEAEKGDVSFDDQKYIYRYQMKKHDHYSIPSGTIHSSGKDSVILEISATPNRFTFKLWDWDRVDFDGLPRPVNIDHGEANIDIYKDQQWVEKELINPFSTIAKGEGWLEEKTGLHETEFIETRRHTFNRKVRHENHGSVNVLNLVEGKEALVTSPTGEFDPYRIQYAQTFIIPATIESYDIEPYGVSLGETIKTMKAFVR; this is encoded by the coding sequence TTGAAGTCAGCCATTGTACGACCTGAGATAAAGATTCAACATCCAGCAAACGTAAGTACATCTTATGAAGAGATTGTTAGAACCTTATTAGCACAAAAGGGGAAAGATGAAGCCTATACGATCGCAATAGAATGTTACCCAGTTACAAATGAGACCCTTATTTTAGAAGAAATCATTACCCCGTTAAACCCTGAGTTGATTATTAGTAGTAAGGAACTATTTATCAATTCAACTGAATTAAATGAAAAAATCAAAGACATTTTAACGGATGATCGAATCTTTGGATTGATGAGTCATCACGTTTTTGAGGATTTTATTGACGAAAAACAGTTCAAATTAGTATCTGATGAGTTAAATGAAAAGCGAAGCCAAGGTAAATTCTCCATTATTTACGGTGTAGGTGCTTCATTGGTTGAGAATATTGATCTAATCATTTATGTGGATTTAGCCCGTTGGGAAATCCAAAAACGCTATCGTTCAGGTGAATATAGTAACTGGCAAGGAGCGAATACAGGGGAAGATTCGTTGAGAATGATCAAGCGTGGTTACTTTTTTGAGTGGCCGCTTGCCGACCGTTACAAACGGAAAATCGCAAATAACATTGACTATCTATTGGACATTCATGATGAAGCAAACCCTAAATTAATCAAGTATAGTGATTATATAGGTGGTCTAAAAGAAGTAGTCGCGCAGCCATTTTCATTAGTCCCGTTTTTTGATCCAGGAATTTGGGGTGGCACTTGGATGCAAAAAACATTTGATGTTGGTCGAAAAGAAAAGAATTTGGCTTGGAGTTTTAATGGAGTGCCTGAGGAAAATAGTTTGCTTTTGAATTTCTCTGGAACAAGAATTGAAATACCAGCTAATAATTTGATCTTTAACTTTGGTGAAGAATTGTTAGGCACTCGAACTTTCGGTCGTTTTGGGCATGAGTTTCCGATCCGTTTTAATTTTTTAGATACGATGGATGGTCAAAATTTGAGTTTACAAGTTCATCCAAAAGTTGATTATGCACAAGAAAAATTTGGTGTTAATTATACTCAAGATGAAAGTTATTATGTGTTAGAGGCCAAAAATGATGCAGTTGTTTATCTAGGTGTAAATAATGGTGTTGAGAAAGATGCCTTGATCAGTGCGCTGAAAGAAGCAGAAAAAGGGGACGTTAGTTTCGATGATCAAAAATATATCTATCGTTATCAAATGAAAAAGCACGATCATTACTCGATTCCTTCAGGTACGATTCATTCTAGTGGGAAAGACTCTGTTATTTTAGAAATTAGTGCAACGCCAAATCGCTTTACGTTTAAATTATGGGATTGGGATCGTGTGGATTTTGATGGACTACCTAGACCCGTCAATATTGATCATGGAGAAGCGAATATTGATATCTACAAAGACCAGCAATGGGTTGAAAAAGAACTAATTAATCCTTTTAGCACAATCGCAAAGGGTGAAGGGTGGCTGGAAGAAAAAACGGGTCTTCATGAAACAGAATTTATCGAAACAAGACGTCATACATTTAATCGAAAAGTACGTCATGAAAATCACGGAAGTGTCAATGTATTAAATTTAGTTGAAGGAAAAGAAGCATTAGTGACCAGCCCGACAGGAGAATTTGACCCTTATCGAATTCAATACGCACAAACTTTTATTATCCCAGCCACAATTGAATCGTATGATATTGAGCCTTATGGCGTAAGCCTAGGCGAAACAATTAAAACGATGAAGGCTTTTGTTCGCTAG
- a CDS encoding aldehyde oxidase, whose translation MKQRQLGKNGIKTSTIGFGCMGLNYHRGPAQDKNKMIEVVHAAVDAGIKMFDTAEVYGPYTNEELVGEALAGKRKQVQIATKGGFKIDGLNNQPDSSPRSIISSVEGSLKRLKTDYIDLYYIHRIDPNTPIEEVALTIQKLKQEGKILHWGLSEASADTIRKAHRVESLTAVESEYSIWWREPEKQIFPVLDELGIGFVSYSPLGRGYLTGKLDQNTTFDQNDNRGELPRFTQEAMKANQVLLDFMQKVAESKSVTTAQIAIAWILDQKPWIVPIPGTTKKERILENIKALDVKFTSEEKAIIAKALQEIKIVGDRYPESEKLRTGR comes from the coding sequence ATGAAACAAAGACAACTTGGTAAAAATGGCATAAAGACGTCAACAATTGGTTTTGGCTGTATGGGGTTAAATTATCATCGCGGACCTGCACAAGATAAAAATAAAATGATCGAAGTCGTTCATGCAGCTGTTGATGCAGGAATCAAAATGTTTGATACGGCTGAAGTATATGGTCCGTATACTAATGAAGAATTGGTTGGAGAAGCCTTAGCTGGAAAAAGAAAACAGGTACAAATCGCAACAAAAGGAGGATTTAAAATAGATGGTTTAAACAATCAACCTGATAGTAGTCCACGATCGATCATTTCCTCCGTAGAAGGTTCGCTAAAACGTTTAAAAACAGATTATATCGATTTATATTATATCCATCGCATCGATCCTAATACTCCGATTGAAGAAGTTGCACTTACGATTCAAAAACTTAAGCAAGAAGGTAAAATTTTACATTGGGGTCTTTCAGAAGCTAGTGCTGACACAATTCGAAAAGCTCATAGAGTTGAATCTTTAACGGCTGTAGAAAGTGAATATTCTATTTGGTGGCGTGAACCTGAAAAACAAATTTTTCCAGTTTTAGATGAACTGGGTATCGGCTTTGTTTCTTATAGTCCTCTTGGTAGAGGGTATCTTACTGGTAAGTTAGATCAGAATACTACTTTTGATCAAAATGACAATCGGGGAGAGTTACCGAGATTTACTCAAGAAGCAATGAAGGCGAATCAAGTTTTGCTTGATTTTATGCAGAAAGTTGCAGAGAGCAAGAGTGTTACAACCGCACAAATTGCGATTGCATGGATACTTGATCAAAAACCTTGGATCGTTCCGATTCCAGGTACAACTAAAAAGGAACGTATTTTAGAGAATATCAAAGCGTTGGATGTAAAGTTTACGTCAGAGGAAAAGGCGATTATTGCAAAAGCTTTACAAGAAATTAAAATTGTAGGAGATCGATACCCAGAATCAGAGAAACTGCGCACTGGACGTTAA
- a CDS encoding PTS fructose transporter subunit IID yields MAEKILDKKTLTKSYHKWMMYNLVAMSFEFLEAMGFALSMEPIADKLYSDEPEKKKEMMERHTAFYNTEPQVGALINGISAGLEEQKALGNTGITGELINSLKIGLMGPLAGIGDSMVPGMLIPILLSIGMGLSSNGSILGVLFYIVAYNCIMYFGSRYLFFKGYELGAESVDVFTGEKAQQITKAITVLGMTVIGGVAASYVKLEIPAKFALTGTEIDIQAILDGIFPKLAPLMVIFFSWYLMAKKNVSPVKLIMIYFVVAFAGVGLAYLF; encoded by the coding sequence ATGGCTGAAAAAATACTAGATAAAAAAACATTAACGAAATCGTATCATAAGTGGATGATGTATAACTTAGTTGCTATGAGTTTTGAGTTTTTAGAAGCAATGGGTTTTGCTCTTTCAATGGAGCCCATAGCAGATAAATTGTATAGCGATGAACCGGAAAAGAAAAAAGAAATGATGGAGCGTCACACGGCCTTTTATAATACCGAACCACAGGTTGGAGCTTTGATAAACGGAATTTCTGCTGGCTTGGAAGAACAAAAGGCTCTGGGAAACACTGGAATTACAGGTGAATTAATCAATAGTTTGAAGATTGGTTTAATGGGTCCTTTAGCTGGAATCGGTGATTCGATGGTACCAGGCATGTTGATTCCAATTTTACTTTCAATCGGAATGGGCTTATCGTCAAACGGCAGTATTTTAGGCGTTCTTTTCTACATTGTTGCCTATAACTGTATTATGTATTTTGGTTCTCGCTACCTATTTTTTAAAGGGTATGAACTTGGAGCAGAATCTGTTGATGTTTTTACAGGAGAAAAAGCGCAACAAATCACAAAAGCAATTACGGTATTGGGGATGACAGTAATTGGAGGTGTTGCGGCATCTTACGTAAAACTTGAAATACCTGCAAAATTTGCCTTAACTGGAACAGAGATCGACATTCAAGCCATTTTAGATGGGATTTTTCCTAAATTGGCACCACTCATGGTAATTTTCTTTTCTTGGTATTTGATGGCTAAAAAGAATGTCTCACCCGTTAAATTAATTATGATCTATTTTGTGGTTGCATTTGCTGGTGTGGGATTAGCATACTTATTTTAA